In a single window of the Anaerocolumna cellulosilytica genome:
- a CDS encoding diacylglycerol/lipid kinase family protein codes for MKKKLLFIYNPMAGKSKIKTWLSSIIEFFVRNNFEVVTYATTGKKDAKKIVLDCLSRDNYELVVCSGGDGTLNEVISGIMNIENRTKIGYIPSGTTNDFAYNLKLPKNLPKAAGVVLSGEAFPCDIGLINGEYFTYTAAFGLFTDTSYETPQTTKNVLGRMAYILEGIKRLPNWKSYRMEITCDDRVITDNFIYGMVSNSVSVGGFKGLTGKDVLLDDGLFEGIFIKMPQTVMDFQGVINDLLKGNLNSEHIYSFPVKEILLTSEEKVPWSIDGEFGGEFNSVNITNLQKAITIIRNTENGRCVK; via the coding sequence ATGAAAAAAAAGCTATTATTTATTTATAATCCAATGGCCGGAAAAAGCAAAATAAAGACATGGTTATCAAGTATTATTGAATTCTTTGTGAGAAACAATTTTGAGGTTGTTACCTATGCCACTACCGGTAAAAAGGATGCAAAAAAAATAGTTTTAGATTGTTTAAGCAGAGATAACTATGAGTTAGTTGTCTGTTCAGGTGGTGACGGTACATTAAATGAAGTGATAAGCGGTATTATGAATATTGAAAACAGAACCAAAATCGGATATATTCCTTCCGGCACTACCAACGATTTTGCGTATAACTTAAAGTTGCCTAAAAATTTACCGAAAGCAGCCGGGGTTGTATTAAGCGGCGAAGCATTCCCCTGTGATATTGGTTTAATCAATGGAGAATACTTTACATATACCGCCGCCTTTGGATTGTTTACTGACACTTCTTATGAAACACCCCAGACAACGAAAAATGTACTTGGAAGAATGGCTTACATTCTGGAGGGAATCAAGAGATTACCAAATTGGAAATCCTACCGTATGGAGATAACCTGTGATGACCGGGTAATTACTGATAATTTTATCTATGGTATGGTAAGTAATTCGGTTTCAGTAGGAGGTTTTAAAGGGTTGACCGGTAAAGATGTATTGTTAGATGATGGATTATTTGAAGGAATCTTTATAAAAATGCCCCAGACTGTAATGGACTTTCAAGGGGTTATCAATGACTTATTAAAAGGAAATTTAAACAGTGAACATATCTATTCTTTTCCGGTAAAAGAAATTCTTCTGACCTCAGAGGAAAAAGTACCTTGGTCCATAGATGGTGAATTTGGCGGAGAATTTAATTCAGTTAATATTACTAATTTACAAAAAGCTATCACTATTATACGGAATACTGAAAATGGAAGATGTGTTAAATAA
- a CDS encoding methyl-accepting chemotaxis protein, whose translation MRMGKGSNKGNAKKSLKELLKADKMKTLTEEKVKKNKRKWNAAKEGAQEKRQKIKNEFEENKATISKLKGIGAKILIAFFIPVLLMGVFGIFSYDKSSKALISSYEKSTSDTLKAVSDYLALGFQSVSDKAVEYVLSDYISGYYLRTNEKDTIDDIKALKKLQQQNMVVKETNAFIGAIHIMGKVGSGVSTSVAPPKDIFSQYITTEEAASFMDNSKRHMWIGSHQALDDILLLNKDSYAMAIVSKMSNIDGFIIMDVSKEKVLEVLEGMDSKDGSIYGLVTADGRETLTDPELQNVFTDKEYFQKLSETEEKHGYSYQTYDGEEYLFTYSKIGKTGAMVCSLIPKAAILRQADSIKSMTLIFVALASVFALLVGILMSTGIGSAIGKLMKAITLASKGDLTTRFDTKRKDEFMILTESLSQMTAGMRNLIGEVAGVGSKVTDSSGELSVTSEKILDATRGISFTIDEIEKGVVQQAADTDHCLGQMANLSDKINQVYSSTYEIERIANDTKGVVGDGLVIIGDLNEKATATSNVTQLVIKDIEALEVQSRNIGNFVGIINEIAAQTNLLSLNASIEAARAGDAGKGFAVVADEIRKLADQSVKAAGQIQGIVTEIQGKTQGTVVSARQAENIVSSQTQALKKTIQVFEEINTHVGSLVTNLDNISNGVKGIENAKEDTMDAIRNISAVAQQTAAASEEVSATANNQIGSVEGLSLAALELAKDAKNLEKAIQLFKIN comes from the coding sequence ATGAGAATGGGAAAAGGTTCTAATAAGGGGAATGCTAAAAAAAGTCTGAAGGAACTATTAAAAGCTGACAAAATGAAAACCTTGACAGAAGAGAAGGTAAAGAAAAACAAAAGAAAATGGAATGCAGCAAAAGAAGGGGCACAAGAAAAGCGGCAGAAAATAAAAAATGAGTTTGAAGAGAATAAGGCAACGATATCAAAATTAAAGGGAATAGGTGCTAAGATTCTGATAGCGTTCTTTATTCCGGTATTGCTGATGGGCGTGTTCGGAATATTTTCCTATGATAAATCTTCCAAAGCTCTCATAAGCAGTTACGAAAAAAGTACATCAGATACGTTAAAAGCTGTGAGTGATTATCTGGCACTCGGTTTTCAGTCTGTATCAGATAAGGCGGTTGAGTATGTATTAAGTGATTATATTAGTGGTTATTACTTAAGAACCAACGAAAAGGATACCATAGATGATATAAAAGCATTGAAAAAATTACAACAGCAAAATATGGTTGTAAAAGAAACCAATGCATTTATTGGAGCAATTCATATTATGGGTAAAGTAGGTTCAGGTGTGTCAACCTCTGTAGCACCACCCAAGGACATTTTTTCCCAATACATAACCACTGAAGAAGCAGCAAGCTTTATGGACAATTCCAAGCGCCATATGTGGATTGGATCTCACCAGGCTTTAGATGATATTTTATTATTAAATAAAGATTCCTATGCAATGGCAATAGTCAGCAAAATGTCTAACATTGATGGGTTTATCATTATGGATGTTTCTAAGGAAAAGGTACTGGAAGTATTAGAAGGTATGGATAGTAAGGATGGAAGTATTTATGGTTTGGTAACGGCTGACGGCAGGGAGACATTAACGGACCCGGAATTGCAGAATGTTTTTACAGATAAGGAATATTTTCAGAAGTTATCAGAGACAGAAGAAAAACATGGATATTCTTATCAGACATACGATGGGGAAGAGTATTTATTTACGTACAGTAAGATAGGAAAGACCGGAGCTATGGTATGTTCATTAATACCTAAGGCGGCAATCTTAAGGCAGGCAGATAGTATAAAATCAATGACATTAATTTTTGTTGCGTTGGCCTCTGTCTTTGCGTTGTTGGTTGGTATACTGATGTCAACGGGAATCGGTTCTGCCATTGGTAAATTAATGAAGGCTATAACCCTTGCATCAAAAGGTGATCTTACTACAAGATTTGATACCAAGCGTAAAGATGAATTCATGATTCTGACGGAATCATTATCCCAAATGACAGCCGGCATGCGTAATCTTATAGGAGAAGTTGCCGGTGTAGGAAGTAAGGTTACAGATTCTTCTGGCGAGCTATCAGTAACTTCTGAAAAAATATTGGATGCTACCAGGGGAATATCTTTTACCATCGATGAAATAGAAAAAGGTGTAGTACAGCAGGCTGCGGATACGGATCACTGTCTCGGACAGATGGCTAATCTATCGGACAAAATTAATCAGGTATATAGCAGCACTTATGAAATTGAGCGCATTGCCAATGATACTAAGGGTGTTGTAGGAGATGGTCTGGTGATCATTGGAGACTTAAACGAAAAAGCAACGGCAACTTCCAATGTTACCCAGCTTGTGATAAAAGATATTGAAGCTCTTGAGGTTCAATCCAGAAATATAGGTAATTTTGTAGGAATTATCAATGAAATCGCTGCTCAGACGAACCTTTTATCATTGAATGCTTCCATAGAAGCAGCAAGAGCCGGGGATGCTGGAAAGGGCTTTGCAGTGGTAGCGGATGAAATCCGCAAGCTTGCTGACCAGTCTGTGAAAGCGGCCGGCCAGATACAGGGTATTGTTACGGAAATTCAGGGCAAGACACAAGGAACAGTAGTATCCGCAAGACAGGCTGAGAATATAGTAAGTTCACAAACCCAGGCATTAAAGAAAACTATACAAGTATTTGAGGAAATCAATACGCATGTTGGCAGTTTGGTTACGAACCTGGATAATATATCAAACGGTGTTAAAGGCATTGAAAATGCTAAGGAAGATACCATGGATGCAATCCGTAATATATCCGCCGTAGCACAGCAGACAGCTGCTGCATCAGAGGAGGTTAGTGCAACCGCTAATAACCAGATAGGTTCTGTAGAAGGTTTAAGTCTTGCCGCTTTAGAATTGGCAAAGGATGCGAAGAATTTGGAAAAGGCAATACAGTTATTTAAAATCAATTAA
- a CDS encoding small, acid-soluble spore protein, alpha/beta type yields MKNNKKEKEIVSVEDIKNLEPNEKLKYEIATELGLLDKVMTSGWKSLSAKESGRIGGLMTKRKKQIRLEEPNLKS; encoded by the coding sequence ATGAAGAATAATAAAAAAGAAAAAGAGATAGTCTCTGTTGAGGATATAAAAAATTTAGAACCAAATGAAAAATTGAAATATGAGATAGCAACGGAACTGGGACTTTTGGATAAAGTAATGACCAGCGGCTGGAAATCACTTTCGGCAAAAGAATCAGGACGGATTGGCGGTTTAATGACAAAACGAAAAAAGCAAATTCGATTGGAGGAGCCCAATTTAAAATCATGA